Proteins found in one Acidobacteriota bacterium genomic segment:
- a CDS encoding YicC family protein, with amino-acid sequence MVESAKRASGDVISMTGFGRSAISDESGSVTVSIRSVNHRFLDLSVRLPEPLWELEPRVRAQVSERLRRGKVEIAVRTTRSESSGRRLLIDEDLAVDAIHRLEIVARGLEIDEKPGLDTLLRIPGVVTVEMSDEDETWKQTVVELLETALDALMEMKRQEGRAIAEHLGGILAAARQELGNLVALRHEARDELVSSFRKRLDDLAGTLDVEIREDRLAQELALMAEKTDIEEELNRIGSHLDQMDSVVEEGGEIGKKLDFLCQELNREVNTIGSKARTTGLRSSVVEFKTLIERLREQVQNVE; translated from the coding sequence ATGGTTGAGAGCGCAAAGCGAGCGTCCGGCGACGTAATCAGCATGACCGGCTTCGGTCGAAGTGCCATTTCCGACGAATCGGGATCCGTCACGGTATCGATCCGGTCGGTCAACCACCGCTTTCTCGATCTCAGCGTCCGGCTCCCCGAGCCGCTGTGGGAGCTCGAGCCTCGGGTGCGAGCACAGGTCTCCGAACGCCTGCGGAGGGGAAAGGTGGAGATTGCTGTACGAACCACGCGGTCCGAATCCTCCGGCAGGCGGCTGCTCATCGACGAGGATCTCGCGGTCGATGCCATCCACCGCCTCGAAATCGTGGCGCGGGGCCTTGAGATCGACGAGAAACCGGGGCTCGACACGCTTCTCCGGATTCCGGGAGTTGTCACCGTCGAAATGAGCGATGAGGACGAAACCTGGAAGCAGACGGTCGTGGAGCTTCTGGAAACAGCGCTCGACGCCCTCATGGAGATGAAACGGCAGGAGGGGCGGGCGATCGCGGAGCATCTGGGGGGGATCCTGGCTGCCGCGCGCCAGGAGCTCGGCAATCTGGTCGCGCTTCGCCACGAAGCAAGGGACGAGCTGGTCTCGTCGTTTCGCAAGCGCCTCGACGATCTGGCGGGAACCCTCGACGTCGAGATCAGAGAGGATCGCCTCGCTCAGGAGCTTGCCCTGATGGCGGAGAAAACCGACATCGAAGAGGAGCTCAACAGAATCGGAAGCCATCTGGATCAGATGGACAGCGTGGTGGAGGAGGGTGGCGAGATCGGAAAGAAGCTCGATTTCCTCTGTCAGGAGCTCAATCGGGAAGTGAACACGATCGGCTCGAAAGCGCGAACGACGGGCCTCCGAAGCTCCGTTGTAGAATTCAAGACGCTGATCGAGCGGCTCCGCGAACAGGTTCAGAATGTCGAATAG
- a CDS encoding DUF433 domain-containing protein has protein sequence MGGVACIRGLRIPVATVVEMLAEGRKIGKLGFQVQTRPRVSIEFDR, from the coding sequence ATGGGTGGCGTGGCCTGCATTCGGGGACTTCGCATCCCTGTTGCGACCGTCGTGGAAATGCTTGCCGAGGGCCGGAAAATTGGAAAATTGGGGTTCCAAGTTCAGACCCGACCCCGGGTTTCGATAGAATTCGACCGATGA
- a CDS encoding DUF1259 domain-containing protein: MRIMPLAAALVLALLAGPARADIDWNQLEQIFARPATEQPGGIHRFGFPRTDLTVTLDGVKISPGLALGSWIAFHPAGGDRVMVMGDLVLTEEEVNPVMKRLAEGGIEVTALHNHLLRAEPFPMYMHVEGHGDPVELARTLRHAIALSGTPGDRAGNTACEPALDIDTATIARVLGHEGKAEGGVYKVSIPRAEQITAGAMAVPPSMGTAIAINFQPVGDGKAATTGDFVLKAEEVNPVLRTLRKHGIEVTALHNHMLEEEPRLFFMHFWGVGEPGELARGLKAALDKIKLAKG, translated from the coding sequence ATGCGGATTATGCCGCTCGCCGCGGCCCTTGTCCTGGCATTACTGGCCGGTCCTGCCCGCGCCGACATCGACTGGAACCAGCTCGAACAGATTTTCGCCCGCCCGGCCACTGAGCAGCCCGGCGGCATTCACCGCTTCGGGTTCCCACGCACGGACCTCACCGTCACGCTCGATGGTGTGAAGATCAGCCCCGGGCTCGCGCTCGGCTCCTGGATCGCCTTCCACCCGGCCGGCGGCGACCGGGTCATGGTCATGGGCGACCTCGTGTTGACCGAAGAAGAGGTCAACCCCGTGATGAAACGTCTCGCCGAGGGCGGGATCGAAGTCACCGCGCTGCACAATCACCTGCTCCGAGCAGAGCCCTTCCCGATGTACATGCACGTCGAGGGTCATGGCGATCCGGTCGAACTCGCCCGCACGCTGCGCCATGCCATCGCACTGAGCGGCACGCCGGGGGACCGCGCTGGCAATACGGCCTGCGAGCCGGCGCTTGATATCGACACGGCAACGATCGCGCGGGTGCTGGGCCATGAGGGTAAAGCCGAGGGCGGCGTCTACAAAGTTAGCATTCCGCGCGCCGAGCAGATTACGGCCGGAGCCATGGCTGTGCCGCCATCGATGGGTACGGCGATCGCCATCAACTTCCAGCCGGTCGGCGACGGCAAGGCGGCGACCACGGGCGATTTCGTGCTTAAGGCCGAGGAGGTCAATCCGGTGCTTCGGACCTTGCGCAAGCATGGTATTGAGGTGACGGCGCTGCACAATCACATGCTGGAAGAGGAACCGCGTCTGTTCTTCATGCACTTCTGGGGTGTGGGTGAGCCTGGGGAGCTGGCGCGGGGCCTGAAGGCGGCACTCGACAAGATCAAGCTGGCAAAAGGCTGA
- a CDS encoding efflux RND transporter permease subunit produces MLSVATLVGFVTLFGIAMRNGVLLVNNYQRLLAEGLPVAEAVRQGSEERMAPILMTAITAGLALIPLVIASGAPGNEIQSPMAQVILGGLITSTFLNLVVVPALYLRKSPRNQK; encoded by the coding sequence ATTCTCTCGGTGGCGACGCTCGTAGGATTCGTGACGCTCTTCGGCATCGCGATGCGCAACGGCGTGCTGCTCGTGAACAACTACCAGCGACTGCTCGCGGAAGGACTTCCCGTAGCCGAGGCGGTGCGTCAGGGTTCCGAGGAGCGTATGGCCCCGATTCTGATGACGGCGATCACGGCGGGTCTGGCGCTGATCCCGCTCGTCATCGCCTCGGGTGCCCCCGGCAACGAGATCCAGAGCCCAATGGCGCAGGTCATTCTGGGCGGCCTCATCACCTCCACATTCCTGAACCTCGTCGTGGTGCCAGCCCTGTACCTCCGGAAGAGCCCGAGAAACCAAAAGTGA
- a CDS encoding MFS transporter, which yields MTSRGLRAFGDGLVSLLLPVYLATLGYGALEVGIAATATLAGSSVLTLLIGLYAHRFSGRRLLMGAALLMMLTGIAFALVDDFWPLLIIAFVGTLNPSSGDVSLFLPLEQAQLTRTVADRDRTALFARYSLVGSLAAAVGALAAGLPEIMGEHFAVGLKTALQAAFLLYALLGLAALLLYRRLPAVVPGSTAEPAEPLRKFRRIVLKLAALFSLDSFGGGFVVQSLLALWLFERFGLSLTAAGAIFFWTGLLSAFSYLVAVPIARRIGLVNTMVFTHLPANICLVLVPFMPSLGPAVALLLVRSALSQMDVPTRTSYVMAVVTPGERAAAASVTAVPRSLAAAASPMMAGALLSASGFGWPLVLGGSLKIVYDLLLLTMFRNVRPPEESDTNPVQQRSSSEDTSQEE from the coding sequence CTGACATCGCGGGGCTTGCGCGCGTTCGGCGACGGCCTGGTCAGCCTGCTGCTGCCTGTGTATCTCGCCACGCTCGGCTACGGCGCTCTTGAGGTCGGGATTGCCGCCACGGCGACCCTGGCCGGTTCATCGGTACTCACCCTCCTGATCGGCCTTTACGCTCACCGGTTCTCCGGACGCAGGCTGCTGATGGGCGCAGCGCTGCTCATGATGCTTACGGGTATCGCCTTTGCGCTGGTTGACGATTTCTGGCCCCTTCTCATCATCGCCTTCGTGGGCACCCTCAACCCATCCTCAGGCGATGTCAGCCTGTTCCTCCCGCTGGAGCAGGCGCAACTTACCCGCACTGTAGCAGACCGTGACCGCACGGCGCTGTTCGCCCGATACAGCCTCGTAGGCTCGCTGGCCGCCGCCGTCGGCGCCCTTGCGGCCGGGCTGCCCGAGATAATGGGAGAACACTTCGCAGTTGGCCTCAAGACTGCCTTGCAGGCGGCCTTCCTGCTTTATGCGCTGCTCGGGCTTGCGGCCTTGCTCCTTTACCGGCGGCTGCCCGCCGTAGTGCCCGGTTCAACAGCCGAACCGGCCGAGCCATTGCGCAAGTTTCGCCGCATTGTCCTGAAGCTGGCCGCCCTGTTCAGCCTGGATTCATTCGGCGGGGGCTTCGTCGTTCAGTCGCTTCTGGCACTCTGGCTGTTCGAGCGGTTCGGCCTTTCACTTACCGCGGCGGGGGCGATCTTCTTCTGGACCGGGCTACTCTCGGCCTTCTCCTATCTGGTCGCTGTGCCGATTGCGCGCCGGATCGGGCTGGTCAACACGATGGTCTTCACCCATCTGCCGGCGAATATCTGCCTGGTGCTGGTGCCGTTCATGCCGAGCCTCGGTCCGGCCGTCGCTCTCCTGCTGGTACGCAGCGCGCTCTCGCAAATGGACGTGCCGACCCGCACCTCCTATGTGATGGCGGTCGTCACGCCCGGCGAGCGCGCAGCGGCGGCGAGCGTGACCGCCGTACCGCGCAGTCTCGCGGCGGCAGCCAGTCCGATGATGGCGGGTGCATTGCTCTCAGCCTCCGGCTTTGGCTGGCCGCTGGTACTCGGCGGCAGCCTGAAAATTGTCTATGACCTTCTGCTTCTCACAATGTTCCGCAATGTCCGGCCACCCGAGGAGAGCGATACAAATCCAGTCCAGCAAAGGAGCTCATCAGAAGACACGTCCCAAGAAGAATGA
- the gmk gene encoding guanylate kinase — MSNRSNAERHPDGILFIVSGPSGAGKTSLIEHVRVTTRLCGVNLHFSVSHTTRLPRPNESDGQQYHFVDDDTFTGMVERGEFLEWANVHGKRYGTARSEVQGRLSNGEDVILDIDVQGARIIAEDALLLPHSLSVFVFPPSFEELEKRLKKRGLNSEAEIEMRLNKALHEIEHGLEFYDYVIINDDFEVAAKSLEAAIIARKLRGASVAGQLREMAERFRRVHGA; from the coding sequence ATGTCGAATAGATCGAATGCCGAACGGCATCCCGACGGAATTCTCTTCATTGTGTCGGGTCCGTCCGGGGCCGGTAAGACTTCCCTGATCGAGCACGTGAGGGTCACGACTCGACTGTGCGGAGTCAATCTCCACTTCTCCGTCAGCCACACGACGCGCCTTCCGAGACCGAACGAATCCGACGGTCAGCAGTACCATTTCGTCGACGACGACACCTTTACCGGGATGGTCGAGCGGGGGGAATTTCTGGAATGGGCCAACGTTCACGGCAAACGGTACGGTACTGCGCGGTCGGAAGTGCAGGGGAGACTGTCGAACGGGGAAGACGTGATCCTCGACATCGACGTTCAGGGCGCCCGTATCATTGCGGAAGATGCTCTGTTGCTCCCGCACTCGCTCAGCGTGTTCGTGTTTCCCCCATCGTTCGAGGAATTGGAGAAGCGGCTCAAGAAAAGGGGTCTGAACAGTGAAGCCGAGATCGAAATGAGGCTCAACAAGGCGCTTCACGAGATCGAGCACGGTCTGGAGTTCTACGATTACGTCATCATCAACGACGATTTCGAAGTTGCGGCCAAATCGCTGGAGGCTGCAATCATCGCCCGGAAGCTGAGGGGCGCATCGGTTGCCGGGCAGCTGCGCGAAATGGCAGAGAGATTCAGGAGGGTACATGGCGCATAA
- the chrA gene encoding chromate efflux transporter, with protein sequence METANEKHTEPAEHGIPFRDALRVWTRVAALSFGGPAGQIAVMHRILVDEKKWIGENRFLHALNYCMLLPGPEAQQLAVYIGWLLHKTKGGLVAGTLFVLPGFIAILALSIIYALFGNVGLVEGLFFGLKAAVLAIVLQAVVRIGSRALKNNIMFGLAAAAFIAIFFFDVPFPLIILTAAAIGFVGGRAGIPAFLVDGGHGGHGKGLSDADSALGETIPSHAKPSVSWSIRISAILLLLWLGPVLALLLTLGPDDVFTNVAVFFSKMAVVTFGGAYAVLAYVAQEAVQSHGWLAPGEMLDGLGMAETTPGPLIQVVQFVGFMGAFRDPGTLDPLMAAIMAAVLTTWVTFVPCFLWIFLGAPFIETIRGNKALSAALAVITAAVVGVVMNLAVWFALHVLFGEVREVHTFGMSVDVPVIATINIPSLILTAAAMLAVFRFKIGMIKVLAACSAAGVAFYLASGSVG encoded by the coding sequence ATGGAGACGGCAAACGAAAAACATACAGAACCCGCCGAGCATGGCATTCCCTTCCGTGACGCGCTGCGAGTCTGGACGCGTGTCGCCGCGCTCTCGTTTGGCGGACCCGCCGGCCAGATTGCGGTGATGCACCGCATCCTCGTCGATGAGAAGAAATGGATTGGTGAGAACAGGTTCTTGCATGCACTGAACTACTGCATGCTTTTGCCGGGTCCGGAAGCCCAGCAGCTCGCCGTTTATATCGGGTGGCTGCTGCATAAGACCAAGGGCGGCCTAGTCGCCGGCACGCTCTTCGTGCTGCCGGGCTTTATCGCCATCCTGGCGCTCAGCATTATCTATGCGCTCTTTGGCAATGTCGGGCTGGTCGAAGGGCTCTTTTTTGGCCTCAAGGCGGCGGTGCTGGCTATTGTGCTTCAGGCGGTCGTGCGCATCGGCTCACGCGCCCTCAAGAACAACATTATGTTCGGGCTCGCGGCGGCGGCCTTCATCGCGATTTTCTTCTTCGACGTCCCGTTTCCGCTCATCATCCTTACGGCAGCCGCGATTGGCTTCGTCGGCGGACGTGCGGGTATTCCCGCCTTCCTCGTCGATGGCGGACATGGCGGACACGGCAAGGGACTGTCGGACGCCGATTCCGCCCTTGGCGAGACCATACCCTCCCACGCGAAGCCGTCCGTCAGCTGGTCGATCAGAATCTCGGCGATTCTCCTATTGCTCTGGCTCGGGCCGGTCCTCGCTCTGTTGCTCACGCTTGGACCGGATGATGTTTTTACAAACGTTGCCGTGTTTTTCAGCAAAATGGCTGTTGTCACTTTTGGCGGGGCCTACGCCGTTTTGGCGTACGTCGCTCAGGAAGCAGTGCAGAGCCATGGTTGGCTCGCGCCGGGCGAGATGCTTGACGGCCTCGGCATGGCCGAAACCACGCCCGGACCGCTTATCCAGGTGGTTCAGTTCGTCGGTTTCATGGGCGCCTTCCGCGATCCGGGTACGCTCGATCCGCTGATGGCCGCAATCATGGCTGCCGTTCTCACTACCTGGGTCACCTTCGTGCCGTGTTTCTTATGGATCTTCCTAGGTGCGCCCTTCATCGAAACGATCCGCGGCAACAAGGCCCTCTCGGCGGCGCTCGCAGTCATCACCGCAGCCGTTGTCGGCGTGGTCATGAATCTGGCCGTCTGGTTCGCCCTGCATGTGCTGTTCGGCGAGGTGCGCGAGGTACACACATTCGGCATGAGCGTGGACGTACCGGTGATTGCGACCATCAACATCCCATCGCTCATCCTCACGGCCGCCGCCATGCTCGCGGTGTTCCGGTTCAAGATCGGCATGATCAAGGTGCTTGCGGCGTGCTCGGCCGCCGGTGTGGCCTTCTATCTCGCCTCCGGCTCCGTCGGCTGA
- a CDS encoding ATP-binding cassette domain-containing protein translates to MTLRRMFSYIGPYRGWATIAVIAMLTVALSNGALVALTRPLFDEVLTDASEGAEPAADELSLVQRIVLKRDLPEGERGALINAFDAVVLPLGDWWDGLGESRWRWILVGLAVVTVVRSSSMFFSEYSFKRVGLSAVRDIRNELYEAIIHQSSNFFTQKSTGELVSRIVSDVEAIQLAVSDRLGDVFQESANLIILTGYVLYVNTELSLLAFFVAPVIVIPIVQFARRLKRATRTTQERMADVSTLLEETIRGVRIVRAFGMERFEISRFHESTDRHLWINLKARRIQAMSSPVMELLAGVIILMLVSYAAFRIRAGAMTIGEFVSFVLALSMMYQPVKKLNKANLAIASALAAAERVFEIVDSANEVAEKPNGVELTGIGSGIRYENASFSYDGTRPVLHDFTLDIKPGEMVALVGSSGAGKSTIVNLLPRFYDVDEGRITIDGVDIRDATLTSLRGLIGIVTQDVILFNDSVRRNIAYGREEVPTEAIERAAESANAMSFIEQLPDGLETWIGESGTRLSGGQRQRLAIARAILKDSPILILDEATSALDTESERLVQQALENLTRGRTTLVIAHRLSTVRRANRIIVLDQGRIVEEGTHDHLLAMGGVYERLHRMQFSSDDPALVEDNGD, encoded by the coding sequence ATGACGCTGCGCCGCATGTTCAGCTACATCGGTCCATACCGTGGCTGGGCGACCATTGCGGTGATCGCCATGCTCACCGTCGCCCTGAGCAATGGCGCGCTCGTGGCTCTGACCCGGCCCCTCTTCGACGAAGTGCTCACCGATGCCTCGGAGGGAGCCGAGCCCGCTGCGGATGAGCTCTCACTGGTACAGCGGATCGTGCTGAAGCGAGATCTGCCTGAGGGTGAGCGGGGGGCTCTCATCAATGCTTTCGACGCCGTCGTGCTCCCGCTCGGAGATTGGTGGGACGGACTCGGGGAGTCGCGATGGCGCTGGATACTCGTGGGCCTGGCCGTCGTGACCGTAGTTCGATCGTCGTCGATGTTCTTTTCGGAGTACTCCTTCAAGCGCGTCGGCCTGTCCGCGGTTCGCGATATCCGGAACGAGCTCTATGAAGCGATCATTCATCAGAGCAGCAACTTCTTCACGCAGAAATCGACCGGCGAGCTCGTCAGCCGGATCGTCTCGGACGTCGAAGCCATTCAGCTCGCGGTCTCCGATCGGCTCGGTGACGTCTTCCAGGAATCCGCGAACCTGATCATCCTCACGGGTTATGTTCTCTATGTAAATACCGAGCTCTCATTGCTCGCGTTCTTCGTCGCTCCGGTGATCGTGATTCCGATCGTGCAGTTCGCACGGCGGTTGAAACGGGCCACGCGAACGACCCAGGAACGGATGGCCGATGTTTCGACGCTTCTCGAGGAGACGATCCGGGGTGTCCGAATCGTCCGGGCGTTCGGTATGGAACGTTTCGAGATATCGCGCTTCCACGAGTCGACCGACCGCCATCTCTGGATCAATCTCAAGGCGCGGCGGATTCAGGCGATGAGCTCTCCGGTGATGGAGCTGCTGGCCGGCGTCATCATTCTCATGCTCGTCTCCTACGCCGCCTTCAGAATCCGGGCTGGCGCGATGACGATCGGCGAGTTCGTTTCTTTCGTTCTGGCGCTTTCGATGATGTACCAGCCCGTCAAGAAGCTGAACAAGGCGAATCTCGCGATTGCCTCCGCTCTTGCAGCGGCCGAGCGCGTCTTCGAGATCGTCGACAGCGCGAACGAGGTCGCCGAAAAACCGAACGGGGTGGAGCTCACAGGAATCGGCTCGGGGATTCGCTACGAGAACGCCAGTTTTTCGTACGACGGTACACGGCCGGTGTTGCACGATTTCACTCTCGACATCAAGCCGGGAGAGATGGTTGCTCTCGTCGGCTCCAGCGGTGCCGGAAAATCGACGATCGTGAATCTGCTTCCGAGATTCTACGACGTCGATGAAGGGCGAATCACCATCGATGGAGTCGACATTCGCGATGCCACGCTGACCTCGCTCCGAGGACTGATCGGCATCGTCACCCAGGACGTGATCCTTTTCAACGACTCCGTCCGCCGGAACATCGCCTACGGGCGGGAAGAGGTTCCGACGGAGGCGATCGAGAGGGCGGCGGAGAGTGCCAACGCGATGAGTTTCATCGAGCAACTGCCCGATGGACTGGAGACGTGGATCGGCGAGAGCGGGACACGGCTGTCGGGGGGCCAGCGCCAGCGTCTCGCGATCGCCCGGGCGATTCTGAAGGACTCCCCGATTCTGATTCTCGACGAAGCGACCTCGGCTCTCGATACCGAGTCCGAACGGCTCGTCCAGCAGGCGCTCGAAAACCTGACGCGAGGGAGAACCACGCTGGTGATCGCCCATCGTCTTTCCACAGTGAGGAGAGCGAATCGCATCATCGTGCTCGATCAGGGCCGGATCGTCGAAGAGGGGACGCACGACCATCTTCTCGCGATGGGCGGCGTATACGAGCGGCTCCACCGCATGCAGTTCAGCTCCGATGATCCGGCCCTGGTCGAGGACAATGGCGACTGA
- the rpoZ gene encoding DNA-directed RNA polymerase subunit omega, protein MAHKYTFDNLPEGLSSKFQYVMLVARRAEQIIGGSMPKEKTKHSKPSRIAMHEVDNDLVQWSLAEMSEEELQAAGFEDAASLEE, encoded by the coding sequence ATGGCGCATAAGTACACGTTTGACAATCTCCCCGAGGGGCTGAGCAGTAAGTTTCAGTACGTGATGCTCGTGGCGAGAAGAGCCGAACAGATCATCGGAGGCTCGATGCCGAAGGAGAAGACGAAGCATTCGAAACCTTCGCGGATCGCAATGCATGAGGTCGACAACGATCTGGTGCAGTGGAGCCTCGCCGAAATGAGCGAGGAAGAGCTCCAGGCGGCTGGCTTCGAGGACGCCGCCTCGCTGGAAGAATGA
- the coaBC gene encoding bifunctional phosphopantothenoylcysteine decarboxylase/phosphopantothenate--cysteine ligase CoaBC has translation MNVLLGVSGGIAAYKTPDLVRRLRDAGHDVRTILTTNATRFVSPLSIAAVSAHGVITDQWGDPSRGGVDHVELARWADVLLIAPATANTIAKLATGIADDALSTYAVAHRGRVILAPAMNSFMLDHVTVRHNLRILEDRGIEVIEPDTGLLACGDEGRGRLPDPEVIIARLQSRNVVGRDLEGIRILITAGPTREAIDPVRYMTNRSSGRMGYALAEAASRRGASVILVSGPVEIAPPVDVRVERVTSASEMRDAVIALAPEQDAVIMAAAVADFTPEVVSGSKIKKDAHERFSIDFVKAPDIVSELAALKPRPGVVVAFAAETNDLENNAKSKLAAKGVDLVVGNDVSRTDIGFDSPDNEVVIVGRDGDLTRLGKASKREIAHAILDQTRALLNQRRTPSREEHTVG, from the coding sequence GTGAACGTTCTGCTCGGCGTTTCCGGTGGCATCGCGGCGTACAAGACGCCGGATCTGGTCCGCCGCCTGCGCGACGCCGGTCACGACGTTCGGACGATTCTGACGACCAACGCGACGAGATTCGTTTCTCCGCTCTCGATCGCCGCCGTATCCGCTCATGGCGTCATCACCGACCAATGGGGAGATCCGTCGCGCGGCGGCGTCGACCACGTCGAGCTGGCTCGCTGGGCTGACGTTCTTCTGATCGCTCCCGCGACGGCGAACACGATCGCCAAACTCGCGACCGGTATTGCCGACGACGCGCTGTCGACCTATGCGGTCGCTCATCGCGGCCGGGTGATCCTAGCGCCGGCAATGAACAGTTTCATGCTCGACCATGTGACCGTTCGCCACAACCTCCGCATCCTCGAGGATCGGGGCATCGAGGTGATCGAGCCCGATACCGGGCTTCTTGCATGCGGGGATGAAGGTCGTGGCCGCCTGCCGGATCCCGAAGTCATCATCGCCCGGCTGCAAAGCCGGAATGTCGTGGGGCGCGACCTCGAAGGTATCCGGATTCTGATCACCGCCGGTCCGACGCGTGAAGCGATTGATCCCGTCCGGTACATGACGAACCGCTCGTCGGGTCGAATGGGCTATGCGCTCGCCGAGGCCGCATCGCGGCGCGGGGCGAGCGTGATTCTCGTTTCGGGTCCCGTCGAGATCGCCCCTCCGGTCGACGTCCGCGTGGAACGCGTGACTTCCGCTTCTGAGATGCGGGACGCGGTCATCGCTCTGGCTCCCGAGCAGGACGCCGTCATCATGGCTGCGGCCGTGGCTGACTTCACGCCAGAAGTGGTTTCGGGATCGAAGATCAAGAAGGACGCACATGAACGGTTCAGCATCGACTTCGTGAAGGCGCCCGACATCGTCTCCGAGCTCGCGGCGCTCAAACCGCGACCGGGCGTCGTCGTCGCCTTTGCGGCTGAGACGAACGATCTCGAGAACAACGCGAAGTCCAAGCTCGCCGCAAAGGGGGTCGATCTGGTCGTGGGAAACGACGTCTCCCGGACGGACATCGGTTTCGACTCTCCGGACAACGAAGTCGTCATTGTCGGGCGCGACGGTGACCTCACCCGGCTCGGCAAGGCGTCGAAACGGGAGATCGCGCACGCAATTCTCGATCAGACTCGAGCTCTGCTGAACCAACGCCGTACGCCCAGCCGGGAGGAACATACCGTTGGGTGA
- a CDS encoding lysophospholipid acyltransferase family protein → MATEKRSISGRILPIVASGLIRILDRTVRLRWLGSENLDAVQQGGQNFILAFWHGQILMMIRSGFRLPMTAMISQHRDGQMIADTMARFGATAARGSTTRGGSGAVRDMVRAARDGSNLAITPDGPRGPRHVAQPGAIALARASGLPILPAAFVSDRKFVATSWDRFEVPYPFSRGVFWFEAPMKVERSADSDEQERLRYDLEKTLQRMAAAGEEEFESLWLRAQSERPAT, encoded by the coding sequence ATGGCGACTGAGAAACGGTCCATCTCCGGCCGGATTCTTCCGATCGTCGCATCGGGGCTGATCCGGATTCTGGATCGCACGGTCAGGCTCCGCTGGCTCGGCTCGGAGAATCTCGACGCCGTGCAGCAGGGCGGACAAAACTTCATCCTCGCTTTCTGGCACGGTCAGATTCTGATGATGATCCGGTCCGGCTTTCGACTTCCGATGACCGCGATGATCAGCCAGCATCGCGATGGACAGATGATCGCCGACACCATGGCGAGATTCGGGGCGACGGCCGCGCGTGGCTCCACTACGCGAGGCGGGAGCGGAGCCGTCCGCGACATGGTTCGGGCAGCGAGAGACGGATCGAATCTCGCGATCACTCCCGATGGTCCGAGAGGGCCGCGGCACGTCGCCCAACCGGGTGCGATCGCTCTCGCACGCGCTTCCGGGTTACCAATTCTGCCCGCGGCCTTCGTGAGTGATCGGAAATTCGTCGCGACCTCCTGGGACCGGTTCGAGGTGCCCTATCCGTTCTCACGAGGGGTTTTCTGGTTCGAAGCGCCGATGAAGGTGGAGCGGTCGGCCGACTCGGACGAGCAGGAGCGGCTGCGGTACGATCTCGAGAAAACGCTCCAGCGGATGGCCGCGGCGGGAGAGGAGGAATTCGAGTCGTTATGGTTGAGAGCGCAAAGCGAGCGTCCGGCGACGTAA
- a CDS encoding efflux RND transporter permease subunit produces the protein MAPILMTAITAGLALIPLVIASGAPGNEIQSPMAQVILGGLITSTFLNLVVVPALYLRKDRQTSNADVKLSFW, from the coding sequence ATGGCGCCGATCCTGATGACGGCGATCACGGCCGGTCTGGCGCTGATCCCGCTCGTCATCGCCTCGGGTGCCCCCGGCAACGAGATCCAGAGCCCAATGGCGCAGGTCATTCTGGGCGGCCTCATCACCTCCACATTCCTGAACCTCGTCGTCGTGCCAGCCCTGTACCTCCGGAAGGACCGGCAGACTTCGAACGCTGACGTAAAGTTGAGTTTCTGGTGA
- a CDS encoding uracil-DNA glycosylase: MLRDLGWTHLKPRTVSPEEDTSSGEDVERLAAVEAVAAGCVRCRLSETRTTVVFGSGNPRARLMFIGEAPGHEEDLQGLPFVGRAGQLLSDIIRAMKLTREAVYIANVIKCRPPGNRNPLPDEIASCHPYILQQIEHVSPEVIVTLGKFGFQALTGSDQPISRARGHWQSFLDVDLMPTYHPAYLLRNPSAKKDVWTDMRAVMKRLGIQG, translated from the coding sequence ATGCTGAGAGATCTCGGCTGGACCCATCTGAAGCCGCGAACGGTCAGTCCCGAAGAGGATACGTCGAGCGGCGAGGATGTCGAGCGACTCGCGGCGGTGGAGGCAGTTGCAGCGGGATGCGTTCGGTGCCGTCTGAGCGAAACGCGCACGACCGTCGTGTTCGGCTCCGGAAACCCTCGCGCGAGGCTGATGTTCATCGGAGAAGCGCCCGGTCACGAAGAAGATCTTCAGGGGCTTCCTTTCGTCGGGCGCGCCGGGCAGCTGCTCTCCGACATCATCCGGGCGATGAAGCTTACGCGCGAGGCGGTCTACATCGCCAACGTCATCAAGTGCCGCCCCCCCGGAAACCGGAACCCGCTTCCGGACGAGATCGCCTCCTGCCATCCTTACATTCTGCAGCAGATCGAGCACGTCTCGCCGGAGGTGATCGTGACTCTCGGAAAGTTCGGCTTTCAGGCTCTGACCGGATCGGATCAGCCGATCTCGCGAGCAAGAGGACACTGGCAGTCGTTCCTCGACGTCGATCTGATGCCGACCTACCACCCGGCCTACCTGCTGCGAAATCCTTCGGCGAAGAAGGATGTCTGGACGGACATGCGGGCGGTCATGAAGCGGCTCGGAATCCAGGGCTGA